Proteins found in one Zea mays cultivar B73 chromosome 1, Zm-B73-REFERENCE-NAM-5.0, whole genome shotgun sequence genomic segment:
- the LOC103637742 gene encoding CSC1-like protein At1g32090, producing MATLEDLGVSAFINILGAFVFLLLFAVLRIQPVNDRVYFPKLYLAHKRHQHDHAARSAFRRFVNLNLCTYVTFLSWVPGALRMSEPDLVAHAGLDSAVYLRIYTLGLKIFLPITTLALLVLIPVNVSGGTLLDLRKEVVFSDIDKLSISNVSPGSNRFFIHLLMAYVFTFWVCFMLYKEYSNVAFMRLHFLASQKRCADHFTVIVRNIPRVSSHSTSETVDEFFRRNHPDHYLGHQPVYNANRYAKLVKQKERLQNWLDYYELKFERHPERRPTRRTGCLGFCGREVDQIDYYRARISELERRMTSERQKILNDPKAVMPVSFVTFDSRWGAAVCAQTQQSKNPTQWLTDWAPEPRDVYWQNLAIPFFSLSIRRFLMSVAVFALVFFYMIPIAFVQSLANLEGLEKVAPFLKPVIEAHVVKSFLQGFLPGLALKIFLYILPTVLLIMSKVEGYVSLSSLERRTASKYYYFMLVNVFLGSIIAGTAFEQLYSFLHQPPTQIPRTIGVAIPMKATFFMTYVMVDGWAGIANEILRVKALVIYHLKNMFIVKTERDRDRAMDPGSIGLGENLPSLQLYFLLGLVYAVVTPLLLPFIIVFFAFAFLVYRHQIINVYNQEYESAAAFWPQVHSRIIASLLISHVTLFGLMSTKEAAYSTPLLIFLPLLTIWFHKYCKSRFEPAFRKYPLEEAMAKDTMEHASEPNLNLESFLANAYLHPIFRLFEEAGKEEETVEVRIDKAEKQQHRHEEDEAHARSSSQYREEETHFRSTHETHYHHEESHVSRSTQYHEGIHVRSDTDSPSPPHFVYHYDIQQ from the exons ATGGCGACGCTCGAGGACCTGGGCGTCTCCGCCTTCATCAACATCCTGGGCGCCTTCGTCTTCCTGCTCCTCTTCGCCGTCCTCCGCATCCAGCCCGTCAACGACCGCGTCTACTTCCCCAAGCTCTACCTCGCGCACAAGCGCCACCAGCACGACCACGCCGCCCGCTCCGCCTTCCGCCGCTTCGTCAACCTCAACCTCTGCACCTACGTCACCTTCCTCAGCTGGGTGCCCGGCGCGCTCCGCATGTCCGAGCCGGACCTCGTCGCCCACGCCGGGCTCGACTCCGCCGTCTACCTTAGAATCTACACGCTCGG CCTCAAGATATTTCTGCCCATTACGACTCTCGCCCTTCTGGTTCTTATCCCAGTCAACGTATCTGGCGGCACATTACTTGAtctaagaaaggaagttgttttcAGTGATATCGATAAGCTTTCCATATCAAATGTTAGCCCTGGATCCAACAG ATTCTTTATCCATCTCTTGATGGCATATGTGTTCACATTCTGGGTGTGCTTTATGCTGTACAAAGAATACAGCAATGTAGCATTTATGAGGTTGCATTTCCTGGCTTCCCAGAAGCGCTGTGCCGATCATTTCACA GTGATTGTTAGAAACATTCCTCGTGTCTCAAGTCATTCAACTTCTGAAACAGTGGATGAGTTCTTCCGAAGAAATCACCCAGACCACTATCTTGGTCATCAG CCTGTTTACAATGCAAATCGGTATGCTAAACTTGTGAAGCAAAAGGAGAGGCTCCAAAACTGGTTGGATTACTACGAACTGAAGTTCGAAAGGCATCCTGAGAGAAGACCAACAAGACGG ACAGGATGCCTTGGTTTCTGTGGCAGGGAAGTGGATCAAATAGACTACTACCGGGCTAGAATCAGCGAGCTTGAGAGGAGG ATGACATCAGAACGACAGAAAATTCTCAATGACCCAAAAGCTGTTATGCCAGTTTCTTTTGTGACATTTGACTCGAGATGGGGTGCGGCTGTGTGTGCACAGACACAACAGTCAAAGAACCCAACCCAATGGTTGACTGATTGGGCTCCTGAACCGCGGGATGTTTATTGGCAAAATCTTGCCATCCCATTTTTCTCTCTCAGTATCCGCAGGTTTCTGATGTCTGTCGCTGTCTTTGCTCTAGTGTTTTTCTACATGATCCCCATCGCGTTTGTTCAATCGCTTGCCAATCTCGAGGGTCTTGAAAAAGTTGCTCCTTTTCTGAAGCCAGTAATAGAAGC ACATGTGGTAAAATCTTTCCTTCAGGGATTTCTTCCTGGTCTGGCTCTGAAGATTTTTCTCTATATTCTCCCTACTGTCCTGCTAATCATGTCAAAGGTTGAAGGCTATGTCTCTTTATCCTCGCTGGAAAGGAGGACTGCTTCGAAATATTACTACTTCATGCTGGTGAACGTATTTCTTGGAAGCATAATCGCTGGCACAGCATTTGAACAGCTATATTCGTTTCTCCACCAGCCTCCTACACA AATACCAAGGACCATTGGGGTAGCTATACCAATGAAAGCCACATTTTTCATGACATACGTAATGGTAGATGGCTGGGCTGGTATTGCTAACGAGATCCTTCGAGTGAAGGCTCTGGTGATATACCATCTGAAGAACATGTTCATCGTGAAGACGGAGAGGGACAGGGATCGGGCGATGGATCCCGGCAGCATAGGACTCGGAGAAAACCTCCCGTCCCTTCAGCTGTATTTCCTCCTCGGCCTCGTGTACGCCGTCGTTACCCCGCTTCTCCTGCCGTTTATAATCGTCTTCTTCGCCTTTGCTTTCCTCGTCTACAGACACCAG ATCATCAACGTGTACAATCAGGAGTACGAGAGTGCTGCTGCGTTCTGGCCTCAGGTGCACTCCCGGATAATAGCTAGCCTACTCATCTCTCATGTAACTCTGTTTGGGTTGATGAGCACAAAGGAAGCTGCGTACTCCACCCCTCTGCTCATCTTCCTGCCTCTGCTGACGATCTGGTTCCACAAATACTGCAAGAGCCGGTTCGAACCAGCTTTCAGAAAGTATCCTCTTGAG GAAGCAATGGCGAAGGACACCATGGAGCACGCATCGGAGCCTAACCTGAACCTGGAATCCTTCCTGGCTAACGCTTACCTGCACCCCATCTTCCGCCTTTTCGAGGAAGCCGGGAAAGAGGAGGAGACGGTGGAGGTGAGGATCGACAAAGCCGAGAAGCAGCAGCATCGCCATGAGGAGGACGAGGCTCACGCGAGGAGCTCGTCGCAGTACCGGGAGGAGGAGACTCACTTCAGGAGCACGCACGAGACGCATTACCACCACGAGGAGAGCCACGTCAGCAGGAGCACCCAGTATCATGAGGGCATCCACGTGAGGAGCGACACGGACTCGCCGTCGCCGCCACACTTCGTCTACCACTACGACATCCAGCAGTGA